One segment of Macadamia integrifolia cultivar HAES 741 unplaced genomic scaffold, SCU_Mint_v3 scaffold1790, whole genome shotgun sequence DNA contains the following:
- the LOC122064845 gene encoding cyclic phosphodiesterase-like, with the protein MAGAGVADEEHDYSVFALPPEDVNQRLKAVMKGLRSDFGGPEFEPHITVVGIIRLTKSDALQKFNSACEGLKSFTAQVDSVATGTFFYQCVFLRLHTTPEVMSTAEKINDCFGYKNSTPYMPHLSLLYGDLTDEEKKKAQEKAEVFDENIGSLTFQISRLALYKIDTDWEKVAECSLVLPLLH; encoded by the exons ATGGCAGGAGCTGGAGTTGCAGATGAAGAACATGATTATTCAGTCTTCGCATTACCACCTGAAGATGTGAACCAGAGATTGAAGGCGGTGATGAAAGGTCTGAGATCCGATTTCGGAGGTCCCGAATTCGAGCCACACATCACCGTCGTCGGAATTATTCGTCTCACCAAGTCCGATGCCCTTCAAAAGTTCAATTCCGCCTGCGAAGGTCTGAAATCTTTTACAGCTCAAGTTGATTCGGTAGCTACCGGAACTTTCTTCTATCAATGCGTCTTCCTTCGCCTCCACACCACTCCTGAG GTGATGTCAACTGCCGAGAAAATCAATGACTGCTTCGGATACAAGAATTCAACCC CTTATATGCCACACTTGAGCCTCCTCTATGGGGATTTAACagatgaggagaagaagaaagcccAAGAGAAAGCTGAAGTCTTTGATGAGAACATAGGCAGCCTGACCTTCCAGATCTCTCGTCTTGCCTTGTACAAAATCGACACGGACTGGGAGAAGGTGGCTGAGTGTAGTCTTGTTTTACCACTTCTTCATTAA